From the Deinococcus gobiensis I-0 genome, the window CGGCGCGGGCCAGGCCGCAAGCGAAAGCTGCTCCCTCTCACCCGGCGAACTGTTCTAGACTCGGTTCATGACGAACGAGAGTGTTCGGCTCAGTCGCCGGACCACCGAGGGGGGCCAGGAGGTCGCCACGCTGACCATCACCTCCAAGATGGGGGCGATGGGGCCGGAGTTCTGGCGCGGCGCGGCGCAGGCCCTGTCCGACCTGGGCGGCGCGCGGGTGCTGACCGTGCGCGGCGAGGGCCTGTTCAGCGCCGGGCTGGACGTGAAGGCCAGCGCCGCCGACCTGCTGCCCGTGCTGGGCGACGAGGCCGGTTTCGCGGCGGTCGTGGCCGGGATGCACGCGGTCACCGAAGGTGTGGCCGCGCTGCCCATCCCGGTGATCGTGGCCGCGCACGGCTGGTGCATCGGCGCGGGGCTGGAACTCGCGGCGGCGGCCGACCTGCGGCTGTGCAGCGCCGACGCCCGGTTCATGCTGCCCGAGGTGCGCCTGGGCATCGCGGCCGACCTGGGGGGCCTCCAGCGCCTGCCGGGGCTGATCGGGCGGGGCCGCGCGGCGCACCTCGCCCTGACCGGCCAGCCGATCGACGCCGCCACCGCCGAACGCTGGGGCCTGGTGACCGAGGTGCTGCCCGACCCCGAGGCCCTGTTCACGCGGGCCGATGCCCTTGCCGACGCCCTGGCCGTCCTGCCCCCCCACGCGCTGGAGGGCACCAAGCGGTCCCTGAACGCCGAAGGGCCGCACGCCGGGCGCTTGGCCGCCGACGTCGCCTGGAACGCCCGCTACATGACCGCCGAGGGGCTGCAAGCGGCCCTGCGCAAAGCCTGACCCCAGCTCTCACACCACCCCAGGAGTCCCCATGACCCAGCCCCACGACCCCGCCACGACCTTCCGCCCCGACCTGCTCGCCGGCAAGCACGCCCTGATTACGGGCGGGGGCAGCGGCATCAATCTCGGCATCGCGCAGAGCTTCGCGGCGCACGGCTGCGCGGTCACGATCCTGGGCCGCAACCTCGAAAAGGCCCAGACGGCGGCGGAGGGCATCGTCGCGGCGGGAGGCCGGGCCACCGGCGTCTCGGCCGACGTGCGCGACTTCGCGGCCCTTCAGGCGGCGGCCGAGCAGGCCGCACAGGCCCACGGTCCCCTGGACATCGTGCTGGCGGGTGCGGCGGGCAATTTCCCGGCCCCGGTGGACGGCATCAGCCCCAACGGTTTCAAGACGGTGGTGGACATCGACCTGCTGGGCACCTACAACACCATCAAGGCGGCGGCCCCGCACCTGAAGACGCCGGGCGGCAGCGTCCTGAGCATCAGCGCCTACGGGGTGCCGGTGCCCATGCAGGCGCACGTGGTCGCGGCCAAGGCCGGCGTGGACGCCCTGACGCAGACCCTGGCGGTCGAGTGGGGGCTGCGCGGCGTGCGGGTCAACGCGATCATCCCCGGCCCCATCGACGGCACCGAGGGCATGGCGCGCCTCGCCCCCGACGAGAAGACGCGTGCGCAGTTCACCCGGACCGTGCCGCTGGGCCGCTTCGGGGTGCCGCAGGACATCGCCAACGCCGCGCTGTTCCTGGTGTCGGACGCCGCGAGCTACGTGACCGGCGTGATCCTGCCGGTGGACGGCGGCCAGAACATGCTCGGCGGCGCGCCGCAGTACGGCATGTACCTGGCGATGCAGGAGCGCGCCGCGCGTGAGGCGGCCGCCGGAGCGACCCCCTGAGGGCCCGGCTACCGGGGGCGCTGCTGGCCGCCGCGGCCCTGCTGGCCCCCACCCCTGCCCCGGCCCAGACCGCGACACCGGCCCCGGCCGCCGACGTGGTGCTGCCGCGCGAACCCGGCCTGACCCCGCAGCTGCGCGCGGCGCTGCGTGGCCTGCCGGGCGACGTGACCACGGCGCTGCTCGTGCGCGACCTGGGTACGGGCGAGGTGACGGCGGCCCTCTCGCCCGACACGCCCCTGATTCCGGCCAGCACCACCAAGCTGGTCACCGGCGCGGCCACGCTGATCGCGCGTCAGGGCGCGCGCGGCTGGTGGAGCACCGAGCTGACCGTCCCGGCGGCTCAGGAAGGCCAGGCGCGCGTGAACGCCCTGACCCTGCGCGGCAGCGGCGACCCCACCCTGAGCGTCTCGGAGGGCGCCAACAGCCTGCGCGCCCTGGCCGCCCAGGCCTACGCGCGCGGCGTGCGGCGCGCGGGCGAGGTGCGGCTCGACCCCGGCCGGGTGGACGCCGCGAGTTTCGCCGCCACCGAGTACGGCCTGCCCATGCCCGCCCTGCGCCTGAGCGGGTGGGAAGCCCGCCCCCCCGGCAGCGTGGCCGAGGCGCAGCGCCGTCTGGGCGCGGCCCTGATCGGGGAACTGCGCCGCGCCGGCATCCGGGTGGACCGCGACGCCCTGGGCACGGCGGTGCCCCGGCGGCCCTACGTGCCGGCCCCCCGGCAGGACGCCCAGGGCCGCCGCCTGGACCCCGACCCGGTCATTCCGGCCGCGCGCCGGCCCGAGTCCGGGGTCGCCAGCGTGCGCAGCGGGCCGGTCACGCC encodes:
- a CDS encoding enoyl-CoA hydratase-related protein, translating into MTNESVRLSRRTTEGGQEVATLTITSKMGAMGPEFWRGAAQALSDLGGARVLTVRGEGLFSAGLDVKASAADLLPVLGDEAGFAAVVAGMHAVTEGVAALPIPVIVAAHGWCIGAGLELAAAADLRLCSADARFMLPEVRLGIAADLGGLQRLPGLIGRGRAAHLALTGQPIDAATAERWGLVTEVLPDPEALFTRADALADALAVLPPHALEGTKRSLNAEGPHAGRLAADVAWNARYMTAEGLQAALRKA
- a CDS encoding SDR family oxidoreductase encodes the protein MTQPHDPATTFRPDLLAGKHALITGGGSGINLGIAQSFAAHGCAVTILGRNLEKAQTAAEGIVAAGGRATGVSADVRDFAALQAAAEQAAQAHGPLDIVLAGAAGNFPAPVDGISPNGFKTVVDIDLLGTYNTIKAAAPHLKTPGGSVLSISAYGVPVPMQAHVVAAKAGVDALTQTLAVEWGLRGVRVNAIIPGPIDGTEGMARLAPDEKTRAQFTRTVPLGRFGVPQDIANAALFLVSDAASYVTGVILPVDGGQNMLGGAPQYGMYLAMQERAAREAAAGATP
- a CDS encoding D-alanyl-D-alanine carboxypeptidase/D-alanyl-D-alanine-endopeptidase, whose product is MVLPREPGLTPQLRAALRGLPGDVTTALLVRDLGTGEVTAALSPDTPLIPASTTKLVTGAATLIARQGARGWWSTELTVPAAQEGQARVNALTLRGSGDPTLSVSEGANSLRALAAQAYARGVRRAGEVRLDPGRVDAASFAATEYGLPMPALRLSGWEARPPGSVAEAQRRLGAALIGELRRAGIRVDRDALGTAVPRRPYVPAPRQDAQGRRLDPDPVIPAARRPESGVASVRSGPVTPFLNSTLRPSDNARAESLLAALAALPGEDDAGSGTLAGTLNRERAALRRLGVDLSGVVLADGSGLSRSDRQTPRALVGLLKVMYDLPYTAAPTTDTPAQVYATRRNLFAEALPQAGVGGSKEGRGGTLAARLTGSGLDVRAKTGTLPGVSALAGYVTARSGRTLAFAVLMNGPESTPLLELRAAQDRLVRALAAD